aggaatattttcaaaatattgttttttagaACAAGTaccttatatttatgaaaatttaaaatttactttatttacttttaatttttcaagagttttaaagaattataactttgtttaaattaaaatttcctcAAATATGCattacatattaatattttgtttgtcAACATAGTTGGTCTGCTTGAgtgtttattgaattattatatgaaatatttcacaatataattatacatatatcaatattcttatttactttgactaatataatatgtaaagcTGAGTTTGGTTTAACATTCACgtgcttttgatttattttgagattttgttgGTTATGCTAATTCCTAGAATTTGGTTTAATAACATCACTTTAtattaacaattatatatttgtttatttaattatatcattttttataaattaatataataaaaatttgttcaagataataacatatttacaagatattagtgttgttatccaaaaataatttttttaaatcaataaaaattaaaaaattaagaaattgaaagatccataaaatagtataaatattatgttttatttaatttttttttatctttaaactaataatatatttattaataaatatttattaaataactatATGCAACCCATATAACAAAGTTGGTGAACGCAGGAGGAACATTTGCACTGTACTCGTTGATATGTCGGTATGCAAAAACAGGACTTATCCCAAACCAAGAGCCAGAAGATAGAGAACTCTCAAACTATACACTTGAACTTCCAAACACACAGCACAGAAGAGCCCATAAGATCAAAGAGAAGCTCGAGAATTTCAAATTCTCTAAGATCACACTCTTCCTTGTCACTATTATGGGCACCTCCATGGTCATTGGTGATGGTATTCTTACTCCTTCAATCTCAGGTACGCACTGAGAAAACAATTGACCAACATGAGGTAAAATATCCTCcagaattatattaattaacaaatttCATGCTTTTTTACTTGATCCAGTACTTTCAGCAGTAAGCGGAATCAAATCTCTCGGACAAAGTAAACTCACTCATCCATCTTCtagcttatttttttattgatatatgttaataatattaactGCTGTTTTTTTAAGTTGGAACTTGGAAGAATATGATTCCTCACAATATTCAAATGTAACAATTTAACCTATATAAATGTGATCTAATGGAATTTGATGATGGTAATGTGCAGACACGGTCGTTGGTGTTTCAGTTGCAATCTTAATTCTGCTATTCGCATTTCAGCGGTTTGGAACGGATAAAGTTGGATTCTCGTTTGCCCCGATCATCCTTCTATGGTTCACATTTCTGACCGGAATTGGTCTCGCTAATCTGTTCACGCATGGCTTTACCGTCCTAAAAGCACTTAATCCACTCTATATTATTCACTACTTTACAAGAAACGGTAGAGAGGGTTGGATTTCCCTCGGAGGTGTCTTCCTCTGCATCACTGGTGAGAATCCATAAAATgaatttatatgtattatataatccaaatatcaaatattatttctaaTGATTGAATATAATTTGTTGAATTAGGGACGGAGGCCATGTTTGCTGACCTAGGTCATTTCAGTGTTCGAGCCGTACAGGTGATTTTTATATCCAGACCCTAGCTATATAATTAAGTAAAGAGGATATCTTAAACATAAACAttttagacatatatatatatgacactGGAACTGAAAATTACATAAGATAAATTAGACCAATTCACTCATTGCAAactgatttgaaaaaaaaaaaaaaactgatttgaaAACTCATCACACATATTTTTGGTGTTTAATTTACTGacctattttttttcaaaaaaaatgttgcaGATTAGTTTCTCATGTATCGCATATCCAGCGCTGTTAACAATATATTGTGGGCAGGCTGCCTACCTGACCAAAAATACTTCGAACGTTTCAAATACTTTCTATGACTCTATCCCAGGTTTGTTTATCTCAAACTATATAAAACCTCAAATTGAAAGTGCATACAAACAGTGTTCTTAGTGGATGATTCCTACTCAGTTTTAATCTAGATATCTAACAACATAACACTGGATGAAACTTAACAGATCCGTTTTACTGGCCAACATTTGTGGTGGCGGTGGCAGCATCGATTATAGCAAGCCAAGCTATGATATCCGGTGCCTTCTCAGTCATCTCGCAGTCTCTACGTATGGGTTGTTTCCCTCGAGTTAAAGTGGTTCACACGTCGGCTAAGTACGAGGGACAAGTATACATCCCCGAGATCAACTACTTTCTCATGCTCGCATGTGTGGCTGTTACTCTCGCCTTCAGGACCACCGAGAAGATAGGACACGCTTATGGAATCGCTGTGGTAACCGTCATGGTCATCACGACCTTCATGGTTACTCTCATAATGCTTGTTATTTGGAAGACCAACATAGTGTGGATCACTATGTTCTTGATCATCTTTGGCTCCATAGAGATGTTATACCTTTCTTCGGTTATGTACAAGTTCACGAGCGGTGGTTATCTACCGCTTGCAATAACGGTGGTTTTGATGGCAGTAATGGCGATTTGGCAATACGTTCACGTCCTCAAGTACCGGTACGAACTTAGGGAGAAGATTTCTGGTGAAACCGCTATACAAATGGCTACGAGTCCTGACATAAACCGTGTTCCGGGCATTGCTCTATTCTACACGGAGCTTGTTCACGGCATAACTCCGTTGTACTCTCACTATATCTCAAATCTTTCTTCTGTCCATACGGTTTTCGTCTTGATATCCATCAAGTCACTTCCCGTGAGCCGTGTGACACCATCAGAACGATTCTTTTTCCGTTACGTGGAGCCCAAGGATTTCGGGATGTTTCGATGTGTTGTGAGGTATGGTTACAAGGAAGACATCGAAGAGCCAGATGAGTTCGAGCGTCAGTTTGTTCATTACTTAAAGGAGTTCATCCATCACGAGTACTTCATTTCCGGAGGAGAAGTGGAAGAGGCGGAGAAAGAGGAGGAAACAAATGTTCAGACTACACTTGTGCCTTTGTCTAACTCAGTCCCTTCCTCCGGGCGGATCGGGTCCGTGCATTCATCTTCCTCAGACAAGATTAGGTCGGGAAGGGTCGTGCAAGTGCAATCCGTGGAGAATCAGAAGGATTTGGTGGAGAAAGCTAGAGAGAAAGGAATGGTTTATCTAATGGGAGAGACTGAAATTACGGCGGATAAGGATTCTTCTCTGTTTAAGAAGTTTATAGTGAACCACGCTTACAATTTCTTGAAGAAAAATTGCCGAGAAGGAGACAAAGCACTTGCGATTCCAAGGTCAAAGCTTCTTAAGGTTGGCATGACTTATGAGCTGTAAGATTCGCTAACCCGTCTATTTTCTTTATGTGTTTGTCTGTGTGATTTATACGTGTGGTTTAAGTTCAGTGTGACTTAAATTCTCCATGTAACCATGTTTCAGCGACCTTGGTTTGAATGTAAATTGTaactttgaaataaaattaaaatgaaatatattcaTTTCATTCATTCCTAAACAAAACTGTAAAggaatctatattataatgatgGAGTTTTTGCTCTTTCCTCAGCGCGGCACGTCAGCGTTTTGTGgaccccacttttaaaaagagtaaaaaaagtTTCAAGCACATGGTTCggacccgggttattgagatataaacaccatcatttataccactaaactaaatgatactttgtacattgatggccgaaactaatatatatttatgaaggtcggaaatttttgcttcttcggtttttTCTGTGGGccgggcctacaagtgtattatgagtttcatttttgaatgagattcatcacgttatatgaaaaaaaaaacaattatagttttcccATATTGTAAATTGTCTTTGTTTAACATAAGTtagggttcttttcatcattgtcttagacaagtcggagttacagagttgcagcgtgtgtctgttcgtaatctattttttcaccggtgaactcttcatttccccatcttaaatcgcttgatcataaatatTCCTGATTTGTAGTCCTTTTcgaaaccctatatatatgattctcatctttgatgaacccaatttgcatctccacaaaactcattgattcctcttagctttaaccagCTTCTAGAAAATATCTCTTTCTGCCACTCTAGTTCCTCAAATCGGCAtcggcgtccgtcactcaaccttcgagtctctccgtcttggtcgtagtagtcagagcatagcctctaacCTTTtcgcttctgggattccctgaatTTTAAGAAAGAAAGTGAGTTTATGGGAATCACGATTCTCTTCctcgatgaaaaggtaagttaatcttcgatttatcacacttatttaatataattatttttagttgatttcctgattctttgttgaataatattatttgcagatttcgtgattcatgggtttattcccgccggacgtgctaatcattacatgtcatctttgaaagccggttccattgtgaaaatcgatcgttttgaggttgttaggtgctcaagcatgtacaagataactgatcatccattcctcattcgtttcatctcaccaactatTAATGATGAAATTatcacgggtgctcctgagatcaatttCCAGTCATAACTAGACTATTCGACAatttccaagtgattgcgaacaccaATCTAGAACTctcaggtatattatcatattgcatatgggtttatattatgtttcgatatcataactgatatttaaactcgcagatgtggttgggcaaatctgttctgtccagggctctggccttaccaaagaaacaactcgagtcctTATCCGTCTCCTCactgatccgtaagaaacaatcaacacacaattctctttatattattatttatattgtgctaacattaataatcaaaaatatttcttattctgtggtcgtctatttatctcccttacttatcaaagtaattttacacaaacctttattttacaccttaaaagaaaccacaacaacccaaacaatcaaaacaccaaaaactagaattccaaaaatgacgaatcattaatgattaCATCtattttttgtctaatcttagaaGTAAACttgaaaacaaatataccaattCAGTCACTTCagctaaaactcaacgacacatacattgagtcagctaaacaaatacaaactacacgaccagctatttaacaatttacaaacttactttcgcaacgaagaagacgaagacgacaaccaaaaTCAgtaaaattacctaaacaaaaaaacaaagtaaattacgaactctgataaatactgctaacaatgattttttttttacatattacccgtcaaataaaagataaacaaacacatcTACACgaggagatacaagagacaatcctgACAGACACAAAGGcaacaacaacatctccacctgctccTTTCTCttatcttataaaaatagcttatATGCCCAATATCAACATGCCAATACTATTGTgcataaattcgtttaaaactcattaagGCCCAAATACTCAAGACtatcactcattttatagttatttctacaagtcttcatgtatttgttttaaaagtcaggtaaaagcaacaagattaaaaataaaataaaaacatatagcaaacataataaggataataaggataataaaattattacttacacaactaaactggaaaaaaaatatttacacaactaaactggaaaaaaaatatctagaaacaaaaggtattctcaacaactttaatataatttatgtactctcaacagtacaagaaacaaattaaaaagacaaacaaacaataagtcacAGTGACATAACAAACAacaccacgaactatatcaattaCATTATTAACACAATTTATTCCTTCATAAGTAGAAaacaatgcatacacagttcatcatcacaactctaaccctataacaattaaaaaacttgaaaaacaactcaaaacgcaaaattcacaactacaataaccctagCAAGTATTGagataaaacaaaaactctGTCCACAACTCCGCGCTTGCGCGAAGGCAATGCCCCTAATGTTTAGAAatgattttatttgtatatttgattGGAAGTGATGGAATGTGTATTCTATTCCATTCAAATAAAAATGGTAGATAAATTATGGAATTAATGGAATAAGTCATTCCAAATTATTCCACACCAAAACGAGATAAATCAAGCAACATTTATTTGAAAAAGCAACCATTCAAATTAAATGGTAAACAAACTCAACTTAAGCATCttgtatttgaaaaagaaatagaTAGTCTGTTGGTGAATAATATATCGATCGTCCTTCTTTGATCTCTTTGGCTTTGGTTTGAGAAGCTATTGGTCACGTCTCTCACATCTCTGCTTATCCATGTTCACCTGAATTCTTGGCGTCtgattttggattttgatttcatGTAGATCCACTCGCCCTCCCATCCATTGTTCTAGCTTgagaatcaaaataaaaagagaaagtaGGGATATGAAGATGACATTCAGCTTAGTTAACATCTTCTCTGCGTGTATTTGGACATATGGCTTCTCACTCTCAAATTTGAGATAATAATAACAGATATCTAAAACCGCACCTTACACTCCGGTGAAAAATGAGACGGCTAGTCGATTGTGAAAGGCATTATCTTCCATAACCACACCGACCTGTTTTTAGATAAAGGGACAATCTTTATACCTAGAAAATTTCGATAAAGAATTGACTGGGCCAGTTTGTGTCTCATCTCCTCTCATAGATTTCCTTGTGGATTCATGTTATAGGATAAACCGA
This Brassica napus cultivar Da-Ae chromosome C6, Da-Ae, whole genome shotgun sequence DNA region includes the following protein-coding sequences:
- the LOC106409626 gene encoding potassium transporter 5 gives rise to the protein MDGEEHQINDEINNHDHEQKLKEKKKSWGKLFRPDSFSIEAGKTPTNTRHPSLMSWRTTMSLAFQSLGVVYGDIGTSPLYVYASTFTEGIHEKDDIIGVLSLIIYTLTLVALLKYVFIVLQANDNGEGGTFALYSLICRYAKTGLIPNQEPEDRELSNYTLELPNTQHRRAHKIKEKLENFKFSKITLFLVTIMGTSMVIGDGILTPSISVLSAVSGIKSLGQNTVVGVSVAILILLFAFQRFGTDKVGFSFAPIILLWFTFLTGIGLANLFTHGFTVLKALNPLYIIHYFTRNGREGWISLGGVFLCITGTEAMFADLGHFSVRAVQISFSCIAYPALLTIYCGQAAYLTKNTSNVSNTFYDSIPDPFYWPTFVVAVAASIIASQAMISGAFSVISQSLRMGCFPRVKVVHTSAKYEGQVYIPEINYFLMLACVAVTLAFRTTEKIGHAYGIAVVTVMVITTFMVTLIMLVIWKTNIVWITMFLIIFGSIEMLYLSSVMYKFTSGGYLPLAITVVLMAVMAIWQYVHVLKYRYELREKISGETAIQMATSPDINRVPGIALFYTELVHGITPLYSHYISNLSSVHTVFVLISIKSLPVSRVTPSERFFFRYVEPKDFGMFRCVVRYGYKEDIEEPDEFERQFVHYLKEFIHHEYFISGGEVEEAEKEEETNVQTTLVPLSNSVPSSGRIGSVHSSSSDKIRSGRVVQVQSVENQKDLVEKAREKGMVYLMGETEITADKDSSLFKKFIVNHAYNFLKKNCREGDKALAIPRSKLLKVGMTYEL